A single genomic interval of Asterias amurensis chromosome 1, ASM3211899v1 harbors:
- the LOC139938033 gene encoding uncharacterized protein: protein MDRPERSQTESLLTAQRNFEKRFSCPICLEPRLKMVVSSCQHRICAECLYDKRNKLYKAMAKCPTCLRENVYPAERPDIPEDNIEIQRQLGVTQCPLDGCDAGLWIWDVEKHIESCSYAVVSPKPGSKRKRVQKAKTQKDLPVSPKCKHPKQEPSSQSESPVNKTPLQQTRNTVENKISLRPRPQVRNTPPNNRCNRPREWSPSPRDFRCNPARDWSPRGQNFNCENLDANNRYQYPLRSHQMQGQPFPFPVYRP from the exons GTTTAGCTGCCCAATTTGCTTGGAACCCCGACTGAAAATGGTTGTGTCAAGCTGTCAGCACAGAATCTGCGCAGAATGCCTCTACGACAAACGGAATAAACTCTACAAGGCGATGGCCAAGTGCCCAACGTGTCTGAGAGAAAATGTTTATCCAGCTGAAAG ACCAGATATACCTGAAGACAACATTGAGATTCAGCGGCAGCTCGGTGTGACTCAGTGTCCCCTAGATGGCTGTGACGCAGGGCTCTGGATATGGGATGTTGAAAAGCACATAGA GTCTTGCTCTTATGCTGTGGTTTCACCAAAACCAGGATCGAAACGAAAACGAGTGCAGAAAGCCAAAACCCAGAAAGATTTGCCCGTCTCCCCCAAGTGTAAACATCCGAAACAGGAACCCTCATCTCAGTCCGAGTCACCGGTTAACAAAACCCCGCTACAACAAACAAGAAACACAGTAGAGAACAAGATCTCCTTGAGACCACGACCCCAAGTCAGAAACACACCACCGAACAATCGTTGCAATAGGCCCAGAGAATGGTCGCCAAGCCCGAGAGACTTTCGTTGCAACCCGGCAAGAGATTGGTCGCCAAGGGGACAAAATTTCAACTGTGAGAACCTCGATGCTAACAATAGATATCAGTACCCGTTGCGTTCACATCAAATGCAAGGCCAGCCGTTTCCCTTTCCTGTGTACCGTCCATAA